A part of Ursus arctos isolate Adak ecotype North America chromosome X, UrsArc2.0, whole genome shotgun sequence genomic DNA contains:
- the ZC4H2 gene encoding zinc finger C4H2 domain-containing protein isoform X3, which translates to MADEQEIMCKLESIKEIRNKTLQMEKIKARLKAEFEALESEERHLKEYKQEMDLLLQEKMAHVEELRLIHADINVMENTIKQSENDLNKLLESTRRLHDEYKPLKEHVDALRMTLGLQRLPDLCEEEEKLSLEPACHVISKFTGMHLYVLCAKPRVGPGTPKSQNGNRMNEEMENT; encoded by the exons GAACAAGACCCTGCAGATGGAGAAGATCAAGGCACGTTTGAAGGCTGAGTTTGAGGCCCTTGAATCAGAGGAGAGGCACCTGAAAGAATACAAGCAGGAGATGGACCTGCTGCTACAGGAGAAGATGGCCCATGTGGAGGAACTCCGACTGATCCATGCTGATATCAATGTG ATGGAAAACACCATCAAACAGTCTGAGAATGACCTAAATAAGTTGCTAGAGTCTACCCGGCGGCTACATGATGAGTATAAGCCACTGAAGGAACATGTGGATGCCCTACGCATGACTCTAGGCCTGCAGAGGCTCCCTGACCTATGTGAAGAGGAGGAGAAGCTCTCCTTGGA GCCTGCTTGTCATGTCATCAGCAAATTCACCGGAATGCACCTATATGTCCTCTGTGCAAAGCCAAGAGTCGGTCCCGGAACCCCAAAAAGCCAAAACGGAAACAGGATGAATGAAGAGATGGAGAACACATAG
- the ZC4H2 gene encoding zinc finger C4H2 domain-containing protein isoform X1, with protein MADEQEIMCKLESIKEIRNKTLQMEKIKARLKAEFEALESEERHLKEYKQEMDLLLQEKMAHVEELRLIHADINVMENTIKQSENDLNKLLESTRRLHDEYKPLKEHVDALRMTLGLQRLPDLCEEEEKLSLDYFEKQKAEWQTEPQEPPIPESLAAAAAAAQQLQVARKQDTRQTATFRQQPPPMKACLSCHQQIHRNAPICPLCKAKSRSRNPKKPKRKQDE; from the exons GAACAAGACCCTGCAGATGGAGAAGATCAAGGCACGTTTGAAGGCTGAGTTTGAGGCCCTTGAATCAGAGGAGAGGCACCTGAAAGAATACAAGCAGGAGATGGACCTGCTGCTACAGGAGAAGATGGCCCATGTGGAGGAACTCCGACTGATCCATGCTGATATCAATGTG ATGGAAAACACCATCAAACAGTCTGAGAATGACCTAAATAAGTTGCTAGAGTCTACCCGGCGGCTACATGATGAGTATAAGCCACTGAAGGAACATGTGGATGCCCTACGCATGACTCTAGGCCTGCAGAGGCTCCCTGACCTATGTGAAGAGGAGGAGAAGCTCTCCTTGGA TTACTTTGAGAAGCAGAAAGCGGAGTGGCAGACAGAGCCTCAGGAGCCCCCGATCCCTGAGTCTCTGGccgctgcagctgctgctgcccAGCAACTCCAAGTGGCTAGAAAGCAGGACACTCGGCAGACAGCCACCTTCAGGCAGCAGCCCCCACCTATGAAG GCCTGCTTGTCATGTCATCAGCAAATTCACCGGAATGCACCTATATGTCCTCTGTGCAAAGCCAAGAGTCGGTCCCGGAACCCCAAAAAGCCAAAACGGAAACAGGATGAATGA
- the ZC4H2 gene encoding zinc finger C4H2 domain-containing protein isoform X2, producing MEKIKARLKAEFEALESEERHLKEYKQEMDLLLQEKMAHVEELRLIHADINVMENTIKQSENDLNKLLESTRRLHDEYKPLKEHVDALRMTLGLQRLPDLCEEEEKLSLDYFEKQKAEWQTEPQEPPIPESLAAAAAAAQQLQVARKQDTRQTATFRQQPPPMKACLSCHQQIHRNAPICPLCKAKSRSRNPKKPKRKQDE from the exons ATGGAGAAGATCAAGGCACGTTTGAAGGCTGAGTTTGAGGCCCTTGAATCAGAGGAGAGGCACCTGAAAGAATACAAGCAGGAGATGGACCTGCTGCTACAGGAGAAGATGGCCCATGTGGAGGAACTCCGACTGATCCATGCTGATATCAATGTG ATGGAAAACACCATCAAACAGTCTGAGAATGACCTAAATAAGTTGCTAGAGTCTACCCGGCGGCTACATGATGAGTATAAGCCACTGAAGGAACATGTGGATGCCCTACGCATGACTCTAGGCCTGCAGAGGCTCCCTGACCTATGTGAAGAGGAGGAGAAGCTCTCCTTGGA TTACTTTGAGAAGCAGAAAGCGGAGTGGCAGACAGAGCCTCAGGAGCCCCCGATCCCTGAGTCTCTGGccgctgcagctgctgctgcccAGCAACTCCAAGTGGCTAGAAAGCAGGACACTCGGCAGACAGCCACCTTCAGGCAGCAGCCCCCACCTATGAAG GCCTGCTTGTCATGTCATCAGCAAATTCACCGGAATGCACCTATATGTCCTCTGTGCAAAGCCAAGAGTCGGTCCCGGAACCCCAAAAAGCCAAAACGGAAACAGGATGAATGA